A DNA window from Etheostoma spectabile isolate EspeVRDwgs_2016 chromosome 22, UIUC_Espe_1.0, whole genome shotgun sequence contains the following coding sequences:
- the zdhhc23b gene encoding palmitoyltransferase ZDHHC23-B isoform X1, with protein sequence MKKRANKVLQEEETLCCCEYVNRLGERSHVVGCCCDCEDLDDACDRFMKREPQKPESLSRVADVFTDRIRVPWLWGGARKVDLSIIPPLILLPVLLHLAALHFLLGMLTLTALPGLVLWYYYTTHRKKGQTLFFLSLALFSLAYMYYLFITNVLPSGNVSLVQLAVVTVGVILTLVALVHTKREPGIVRPNKEAVHSKVTYYSPLADRDPVFNGGRQDVTMTVANRAGLSEHAGVELKESGHRNWCPVCRVVRPPRAGHCRICGVCVLRLDHHCVWINSCVGQVNHRSFLLTLVLFLLTSLYGISLVLQSVCPNQHLLTALLYCPGVYNQYSAALCFTCAWYSFIVTCGLLHLLVVQVINVSYNVTEREARIALRDKTARRAFWGLVVDTGVYSRGFRGNWAEFMTMGEKLNPPSPVPTELVALLEVDIQEKCKTE encoded by the exons ATGAAGAAGCGAGCCAACAAGGTGCTGCAGGAAGAGGAGACCTTGTGCTGCTGTGAGTATGTGAACAGACTCGGAGAGCGCAGTCATGTGGTAGGCTGCTGCTGTGACTGTGAGGACCTGGACGACGCGTGTGACAG GTTTATGAAGAGGGAGCCTCAGAAACCTGAATCCCTGTCTCGTGTGGCTGATGTCTTCACAGACCGGATTCGTGTACCCTGGCTCTGGGGTGGAGCCCGAAAAGTTGACCTGTCCATCATCCCTCCTCTTATTCTCCTCCCGGTCCTGCTGCACTTAGCTGCTCTCCACTTCCTGCTTGGCATGCTGACTCTGACAGCTCTGCCTGGCCTGGTGCTGTGGTACTACTATACCACCCACCGCAAGAAAGGACAGACACTCTTCTTCCTCAGCCTGGCACTCTTCTCCCTGGCGTACATGTACTACTTGTTCATCACTAATGTGCTTCCAAGTGGGAATGTTAGCCTGGTCCAGCTAGCGGTGGTAACTGTAGGGGTCATACTTACTCTGGTAGCTCTTGTCCACACCAAGAGAGAACCCGGAATTGTGCGGCCAAACAAAGAGGCTGTCCACAGCAAGGTGACGTATTACAGCCCTCTGGCAGACAGAGACCCTGTCTTCAATGGGGGGAGGCAGGACGTGACGATGACAGTAGCAAACCGGGCGGGATTGTCGGAGCATGCGGGAGTGGAGCTGAAGGAAAGCGGCCATAGGAACTGGTGTCCGGTGTGCAGAGTGGTGCGGCCCCCGAGGGCGGGACATTGTCGGATCTGTGGTGTCTGCGTGCTGCGTCTCGACCACCACTGTGTCTG GATAAACAGCTGTGTGGGTCAGGTCAATCACCGCAGCTTCCTGCTTACGCTCGTCCTCTTCCTGTTGACGTCCCTGTACGGCATCAGCCTGGTGCTTCAGAGTGTGTGTCCAAATCAACACCTCCTCACCGCCCTGCTCTACTGCCCGGGGGTCTACAACCAGTACAG CGCTGCACTTTGCTTCACCTGTGCATGGTACAGCTTTATTGTGACCTGTGGGCTGCTCCACTTGCTGGTGGTGCAGGTCATCAACGTCAGCTACAACGTAACTGAGCGTGAGGCACGCATAGCCCTGCGGGACAAAACCGCCCGCAGGGCATTCTGGGGACTCGTCGTGGACACTGGTGTATACTCTCGAGGTTTCCGTGGGAACTGGGCAGAGTTCATGACCATGGGAGAAAAACTGAATCCACCCTCTCCCGTCCCAACAGAACTGGT TGCCTTGCTGGAAGTTGACATACAAGAAAAATGTAAGACTGAGTAA
- the zdhhc23b gene encoding palmitoyltransferase ZDHHC23-B isoform X2 codes for MKKRANKVLQEEETLCCCEYVNRLGERSHVVGCCCDCEDLDDACDRFMKREPQKPESLSRVADVFTDRIRVPWLWGGARKVDLSIIPPLILLPVLLHLAALHFLLGMLTLTALPGLVLWYYYTTHRKKGQTLFFLSLALFSLAYMYYLFITNVLPSGNVSLVQLAVVTVGVILTLVALVHTKREPGIVRPNKEAVHSKVTYYSPLADRDPVFNGGRQDVTMTVANRAGLSEHAGVELKESGHRNWCPVCRVVRPPRAGHCRICGVCVLRLDHHCVWINSCVGQVNHRSFLLTLVLFLLTSLYGISLVLQSVCPNQHLLTALLYCPGVYNQYSAALCFTCAWYSFIVTCGLLHLLVVQVINVSYNVTEREARIALRDKTARRAFWGLVVDTGVYSRGFRGNWAEFMTMGEKLNPPSPVPTELV; via the exons ATGAAGAAGCGAGCCAACAAGGTGCTGCAGGAAGAGGAGACCTTGTGCTGCTGTGAGTATGTGAACAGACTCGGAGAGCGCAGTCATGTGGTAGGCTGCTGCTGTGACTGTGAGGACCTGGACGACGCGTGTGACAG GTTTATGAAGAGGGAGCCTCAGAAACCTGAATCCCTGTCTCGTGTGGCTGATGTCTTCACAGACCGGATTCGTGTACCCTGGCTCTGGGGTGGAGCCCGAAAAGTTGACCTGTCCATCATCCCTCCTCTTATTCTCCTCCCGGTCCTGCTGCACTTAGCTGCTCTCCACTTCCTGCTTGGCATGCTGACTCTGACAGCTCTGCCTGGCCTGGTGCTGTGGTACTACTATACCACCCACCGCAAGAAAGGACAGACACTCTTCTTCCTCAGCCTGGCACTCTTCTCCCTGGCGTACATGTACTACTTGTTCATCACTAATGTGCTTCCAAGTGGGAATGTTAGCCTGGTCCAGCTAGCGGTGGTAACTGTAGGGGTCATACTTACTCTGGTAGCTCTTGTCCACACCAAGAGAGAACCCGGAATTGTGCGGCCAAACAAAGAGGCTGTCCACAGCAAGGTGACGTATTACAGCCCTCTGGCAGACAGAGACCCTGTCTTCAATGGGGGGAGGCAGGACGTGACGATGACAGTAGCAAACCGGGCGGGATTGTCGGAGCATGCGGGAGTGGAGCTGAAGGAAAGCGGCCATAGGAACTGGTGTCCGGTGTGCAGAGTGGTGCGGCCCCCGAGGGCGGGACATTGTCGGATCTGTGGTGTCTGCGTGCTGCGTCTCGACCACCACTGTGTCTG GATAAACAGCTGTGTGGGTCAGGTCAATCACCGCAGCTTCCTGCTTACGCTCGTCCTCTTCCTGTTGACGTCCCTGTACGGCATCAGCCTGGTGCTTCAGAGTGTGTGTCCAAATCAACACCTCCTCACCGCCCTGCTCTACTGCCCGGGGGTCTACAACCAGTACAG CGCTGCACTTTGCTTCACCTGTGCATGGTACAGCTTTATTGTGACCTGTGGGCTGCTCCACTTGCTGGTGGTGCAGGTCATCAACGTCAGCTACAACGTAACTGAGCGTGAGGCACGCATAGCCCTGCGGGACAAAACCGCCCGCAGGGCATTCTGGGGACTCGTCGTGGACACTGGTGTATACTCTCGAGGTTTCCGTGGGAACTGGGCAGAGTTCATGACCATGGGAGAAAAACTGAATCCACCCTCTCCCGTCCCAACAGAACTGGTGTAA